TGAAGATGCGCGCGCCGGGCATGAAGATGATGGATATGCCGGTCTTTACCTGGACCGCGCTGTGCGCCAACGTACTGATCATCGCCGCCTTCCCTATCCTGACGGCGACCGTCGCTATGCTGACGCTAGATCGCTATATGGACTTCCACTTCTTTACTAACGACCTCGGCGGCAACCAGATGATGTACGTCAACCTCATCTGGGCATGGGGTCACCCGGAAGTGTACATCCTGATCCTGCCCTGCTTTGGTATCTTCTCCGAAGTGGTGGCGACCTTCAGTAAAAAGCGTCTGTTCGGCTACACCTCGCTGGTGTGGGCTACTGTCGCAATCACTATCCTGTCCTTTATCGTTTGGCTACACCACTTCTTTACTATGGGGGCAGGAGCCAACGTGAACGCCTTCTTCGGCATTGCCACCATGATTATCTCCATCCCGACCGGAGTGAAGATTTTCAACTGGCTGTTCACTATGTATCAGGGGCGCATTCAGTTCTCTACCCCCATCCTCTGGACACTGGGCTTCCTGGTGACCTTTACCGTTGGCGGGATGACGGGCGTGCTGCTGGCCGTTCCGGGCGCTAACTATGTGCTGCACAACAGCCTGTTCCTGATTGCCCACTTCCACAACGTGATTATCGGCGGCGTGGTGTTCGGCTGTCTGGCTGGTTTCAACTACTGGTTCCCGAAAGCCTTCGGCTTCACCCTTAACGAGCGCTTAGGCAAGTACGCCTTCTGGTTCTGGATTATCGGTTTCTTCGTTGCCTTTATGCCGCTGTACGCGCTGGGCTTTATGGGTATGACCCGCCGCCTGAACTACAGCCTACAGCCGGAGTGGACCTCTCTATTGGTTGTGGCGGCGTTCGGCGCAGTGCTAATTGCACTAGGCATTGCCTGCCAGATCCTACAGCTTGTCGTCAGCATCAAAGACCGCAAGAAGAATCTGGACGTGACCGGTGACCCGTGGGGCGGCCGCACGCTGGAATGGGCAACATCTTCCCCAGCGCCGTTCTATAACTTCGCCCATCTGCCAACGATTAACGGTATCGACGTTTTCGCTGACATGAAGGAAAAGGGCATCGCCTACGCGCGCCCGGCCAGCTATGAACCAATCCACATGCCGAGAAACACCGGCGTCGGCGTGATTATCGCTGCCTTTAGCGTCGTCTTCGGCTTCGCGATGGTGTGGGAAATCTGGTGGATGGCGATCGTCGGCCTGATCGGCATGGCTGTTGCCTACATTGCCTATACCTTCTGCGACAACACCGACTACTACGTGCCGGTAGAAGAGATTGAAAAAATCGAACAACAGCGTTTTGAACAACTGAGCAAAGCCGGGGTGAATCATGGCAACTGATACGCTAATCGCGCCAAGCGCGCATGCTCACGAGCATGAGCACCACGACAGCGAATCCAAAACCGTCTTTGGTTTCTGGATTTACCTGATGAGCGACTGCATTCTTTTTGCCTGCGTGTTCGCGACCTATGCCGTGCTGGCAAACGGCACTGCCGCAGGCCCGACGGGTAAAGAAATTTTCGAACTACCCTATGTGCTGGGTGAGACAGCGCTACTGCTGCTCAGCAGCTTTACCTACGGTATGGCGATCATCGCCATGAATCGGGGAGCTAAAAGTCAGGTTATCGGCTGGCTGGTAGTCACTTTCCTGTTCGGTCTGGGCTTTATCGGGATGGAGCTCAACGAGTTCCACCTGCTGATTAGCGAAGGCTACGGCCCCTCTACCAGCGCGTTCCTCTCTGGCTTCTTTACGCTAGTTGGCACGCACGGCCTGCACGTTACGCTGGGTCTTATCTGGATGGCAGTGATGATTATTCAGGTTGCCAAAAAGGGTCTGACGCCGAAAAACGGCGCTCGCCTCATGTGCTTAAGCCTGTTCTGGCACTTCCTTGACGTCATCTGGATTTGCGTCTTCACCGTGGTTTATTTGATGGGGGCCATTTAAATGAAACATACCGACGCTTCCGGCGCCAGCCACGGCACCGTTAAATCGTACCTGATAGGCTTTGTGCTGTCCGTCATTTTGACCGCTATTCCGTTTTGGATGGTGATGACCGGCGCTGCCGCGCCGAGCACGCTGGCGATTACCATTTCGCTATTTGCAGTTGTTCAGATTGTGGTGCATCTGGTCTACTTCTTACATATGAACACAAAGTCAGAAGGTGGGTGGAACCTCATCGCTCTGATTTTTACGGGTCTTATCATCGCTATCGTCGTCGTGGGGTCACTGTGGATTATGTACAACCTCAACGTCAACATGATGGCTCACTAAGCGTGGTGCCTATGATGAAGAAATATCTGCTGGTCACTAAGCCGGGCATTATCTTTGGCAATATGGTGTCCGTTATCGGCGGTTTCCTCCTCGCAGCTCAGGGAAACGTCGACGCTTTCCTGATGTTTGCTACCGTTGTCGGCGTCTCGCTGGTTGTGGCGTCCGGCTGTGTGTTCAATAACTATATTGACCGCGATATTGACTGCCTGATGGAGAGAACCAAGAACCGCGTTCTGGTTCAGGGACTTATCTCTCCTAAGATAACGCTGATTTACGCCACCGCGCTGGGAGCCCTTGGGTTTGCCCTGCTTTACGTGTTCACTAACCCTCAGGCTGTCGGCTTTGCTCTGCTTGGGTTTGTGGTTTACGTCGGCGTTTACAGTCTCTACATGAAGCGCAAGTCGGTCTACGGCACGCTGGTTGGCAGCCTCTCCGGCGCAGCGCCGCCGGTCATCGGCTACTGTGCCGTCAGCGGTCAGTTTGATACTGGCGCCATGCTGCTGCTGGTTATCTTCAGCCTGTGGCAGATGCCTCACTCTTACGCCATCGCGATTTTTCGCTATAAGGACTATCTGGCAGCGAATATCCCGGTTCTGCCGGTCAAGCGCGGCATTTCGGTCACGAAAAACCACATCACTCTCTACATTGTCGGCTTTATTGCGGCAACGCTGATGCTGGCTATCAGCGGCTATGCAGGCTACGGCTATCTCGCGGTAGCGGCTACCGTTGGGCTGTGCTGGCTGGTGATGGCGC
This DNA window, taken from Leminorella richardii, encodes the following:
- a CDS encoding cytochrome o ubiquinol oxidase subunit III; its protein translation is MATDTLIAPSAHAHEHEHHDSESKTVFGFWIYLMSDCILFACVFATYAVLANGTAAGPTGKEIFELPYVLGETALLLLSSFTYGMAIIAMNRGAKSQVIGWLVVTFLFGLGFIGMELNEFHLLISEGYGPSTSAFLSGFFTLVGTHGLHVTLGLIWMAVMIIQVAKKGLTPKNGARLMCLSLFWHFLDVIWICVFTVVYLMGAI
- the cyoB gene encoding cytochrome o ubiquinol oxidase subunit I, which codes for MLGKLTLDAIPYHEPIIMGAVGMIIVGGIALLALITYLGKWKWLWNEWLTSVDHKKIGVMYILVAMVMLLRGFADAIMMRTQLAVAAATAGEGFLPPHHYDQIFTAHGVIMIFFMAMPFVIGLMNIVVPLQIGARDVAFPFLNSLSFWLFVAGVVLINISLGVGEFAQTGWLAYPPLSGKVYNPGVGVDYWIWSLQISGVGTLLTGVNFFATILKMRAPGMKMMDMPVFTWTALCANVLIIAAFPILTATVAMLTLDRYMDFHFFTNDLGGNQMMYVNLIWAWGHPEVYILILPCFGIFSEVVATFSKKRLFGYTSLVWATVAITILSFIVWLHHFFTMGAGANVNAFFGIATMIISIPTGVKIFNWLFTMYQGRIQFSTPILWTLGFLVTFTVGGMTGVLLAVPGANYVLHNSLFLIAHFHNVIIGGVVFGCLAGFNYWFPKAFGFTLNERLGKYAFWFWIIGFFVAFMPLYALGFMGMTRRLNYSLQPEWTSLLVVAAFGAVLIALGIACQILQLVVSIKDRKKNLDVTGDPWGGRTLEWATSSPAPFYNFAHLPTINGIDVFADMKEKGIAYARPASYEPIHMPRNTGVGVIIAAFSVVFGFAMVWEIWWMAIVGLIGMAVAYIAYTFCDNTDYYVPVEEIEKIEQQRFEQLSKAGVNHGN
- a CDS encoding cytochrome o ubiquinol oxidase subunit IV, producing MKHTDASGASHGTVKSYLIGFVLSVILTAIPFWMVMTGAAAPSTLAITISLFAVVQIVVHLVYFLHMNTKSEGGWNLIALIFTGLIIAIVVVGSLWIMYNLNVNMMAH
- the cyoE gene encoding heme o synthase → MMKKYLLVTKPGIIFGNMVSVIGGFLLAAQGNVDAFLMFATVVGVSLVVASGCVFNNYIDRDIDCLMERTKNRVLVQGLISPKITLIYATALGALGFALLYVFTNPQAVGFALLGFVVYVGVYSLYMKRKSVYGTLVGSLSGAAPPVIGYCAVSGQFDTGAMLLLVIFSLWQMPHSYAIAIFRYKDYLAANIPVLPVKRGISVTKNHITLYIVGFIAATLMLAISGYAGYGYLAVAATVGLCWLVMALTGYKTTDNRVWAKKVFIFSIVTITALSVMMSVDYTQTAAPETLLALVWP